DNA sequence from the Mauremys mutica isolate MM-2020 ecotype Southern chromosome 9, ASM2049712v1, whole genome shotgun sequence genome:
TCACTATACATGAAATATATGTCACTACACTATATGAGGAATTAGGGATACTACTGATATTGTGGTTTAAAGTGTGTCTCCTTTTGCTAAGGCAGAAGAGTAACGCAGTTGCTCACAGTTTTGGGTGCCCACTTACTCCATTAAAAGAATGTCACTGGTAAGAGGTTCAGGTTGAGCAATACTCATTCCTAGTCCAGTGACAAATTAAAGTCCAGTATTTCCCAACTATGTAGGTGGAGAAACAGGAGCTTTGTACAACTATGAAAGAGGATATTTGTAGGTTTCCAGTGGGCCACTGCTGCTAGTTTTGGAAGGTTCTGAGCTATCATACTTGAATATTGAGACAAAAATGGGATTTTTCCACACAAAAAACTATTCTTACTATAGAAGTGGTGATGCTAACCAGAGAAGGAGAGGTAACTCAGAGTTGGTGGGGGGTTATGTGTGCAATCTCTAAATAAAACTGAGCATAAGACATTGGTTTGCAATATTAATTTCTACCAAAACAAGTTACCAAAAGTTAGTTTTTCTGGAATTGCGAATGATTGGATTTCAGGAAAGGTTTGTaatcatgttttttgttttgtttttgttttttatccagACAAATATAAATGATATGATTTCAtaatcttacttttttttttctttagcaaAAAATGGTCCCATTTATGATGTTGTATGGAATCCCAATTCCACAGAGTTTTGTGCTGTGTATGGTTTTATGCCTGCAAAGGCAACTGTTTTCAATCTGAAATGTGACCCTGTGTTTGATTTTGGAACTGGCCCTCGTAATGCTGCCTACTACAGCTCTCCTGGACATATCTTAGTACTAGCAGGATTTGGAAATCTCAGAGGACAGATGGAAGTATGGGATGTAAAAAACTACAAACTTATTTCCAAGCCACTGGCATCAGATTCTACATATTTTGCTTGGTGTCCTGATGGGGAACATTTTGTAACTGCTACGTGTGCTCCAAGGCTACGAGTTGGTAATGGGTACAAGATCTGGCATTATACTGGCTCTGTTCTACACAAATGTGAAGTCCCACCGAATGCAGAAATATGGCAAGTTTCCTGGCAGCCATTTTTGGATGGAACATTTCCAGCAAAAGCAATAACTTACCAGGCAGTTCTAAGTGGACTGCCAAGTGGTGAGCTGAAGGTTGCCAAAGCTTATAGACCACCAGCTCTTAGAAACAAGCCTATAACCAGTTCCAAGCTGGTAAGTAAACTTCATCTCAATTATGTTGGCCCATCATTTCATCTGTACTTGAAATGTGATTGCAAAATACTTTATTGGTTGGGGAATGATGACCCCAatcttggggttttttgtttgtttgttttctgtattttaagAAATAAACATTTGCCTTTTAACAGGCTTGTTTCACTGAttgcccctctgctccctgtttgCAGGAATATGTGCTAGGAGTGCTGTAATTTTATGGGGCAAATCCTCTTCCCTGCACAAAACTGCCCCTTACACCAGCAGTACAAACAGTTGCAAATGCTGCCTCCTCTTGTTGCTGTTGAACAACAAAGAGAGCCTGAGTGGGTGGGTAAACTGTCACTTCAGTTGTGGTGTGTTCAGCTGTTTTTCATGAACCAACATGCTAAAGTCAGACATAACACGGATTTGGCCAGGCTTGAGCCAGTGCTGAAGTAGTTGAGTGGTTGTTTGCCCTCCTTCAGTACACTTTGGGCATTTGTGACCCAGTGATACTATTGGCAAGTCCACTGCAGCTTAACTATTTTCCTTATGTGGATCTACTCATTTATTTAGCcttgctttattttctttttcagttttcagaagtAGATTTGTGTGCGAAGATACTAACTGTAATTAACGATTACAGCCTtgatctgttttttgtttttattttatttattttagaagcTTTGATTTTGAGGCTTCTATCTTCCAAGGAGTGATAGACTCATCACAGGCTATCAGCAGTTAGTTATTACTAGGGTCTGACTTCACAGGTGCTACATAAGCAGAGTTAGCAAGAAAGATTCATTCTGTAACAGAATTCGGGGAACTACATTCTGCTAGCTTGTATGGAGGGGAAATCAGAGTTGTGGGTGGAAAACATATTTAAACCTATTTGACCATTTAATGTGTCTGACCTGCTAAAACTAGTTTAGTTTTTAAGAAAATAACAGAGTATATTAAtggtttggttttgggttttcTTAAGATGAacagcaagggggaaaaaaagcttccTATCTTGGCTTCTTGAAGATGTCAAAAGAAAATCAAATTCAGTCTGTCCTGTTTTTGCTTGAAGGATTAAAGAAATGATGTGGGAGCTTTCTTAGCCCTTAACTGGAGGGGCAGGACTGTAAAATTGTTAATGAAGTGCTTTGCTTCCAGCTATCCATCAGGCATTTGAGTTAAATAGGTGTAAACAAAAAGCAACGTTTTAAACAGTCTGACTAAAAATCACCTTCCCACTCAATTGTTCAGGTTTTATATTCCTAGTACTTGCTTGAGTACTTTTCCAGCCATCTATAGATGCCTCTAGGAGAAACAGGACAGACAAGTCCTAAAAGACTAGtgtaaaaaacaaaggaaaatctTTTTAGGGGTGACACTTTTTTTAGGCTGCCTTCAACCATCAAAAGAAGCAGAAAGGGCATAAACCCATTTTTTTGtcctttgcaggtcacttttTAAACTGTGGTACTTTAACACAAAGAAAAGTTTTATAGAATGTTTATTCTTTTGTGGGATATTTTGAAGTATGGCACATACATTTCAGAAATGTCAATCTTATGTATCCCTTAGCATGAGGAGGAGCCACCTCAGAACATGAAACCACAACCAGGAAATAGTGATAAGCCATTATCTAAGATGGCACTTAAAAATCAAAGGAAGCACGAAGCAAAGAAAGCTGCTAAACAGGTACTGCTAGTATCAGCCCTCTTTGGGGTAACTTTACATTAGCTTTTACAAATGTGTTGACTAGTCCTGCAGTAACAAACTTTGGCAAATAAGCTTGTATTTTTGCAGCTTACCTGTTCTATGGCTAGATGGCAGATTTCAGCTTTTGATGTTATCTCTAAAACTTCCACAATTACTAAAACATCCTTCTAAAGTGTATAATACTTTTGCTTAGTAAATTAGACCTGGTTTTGGTTTTTCTGGTAGTGGGGAGGATGGACCACTAGCTATTATaagaaatatttgtggatgtATATTTGTTGTTTCATTCCTACCAATTTCATTATACTAAGCATGTTTCTTGTCTCTCTCTGTGGGAAGAATGAAAACACAATATATCAGAACTCTAGTATTATAGCTAACATCTTCTGGTAGGAGCTCTGTCTCAAGTAACATAGCATATAATTGAAAACTGTTCACAAACAAGAGCGAGCACCAGAGGACTAATGAAAGGGAGAAATATTCAACAGCTTTTCTAGGTTTCCATGTTATAAAACAACAGAGCTGTTGTTTAAATGGTTTGCAGGAACAGTAGATGAAGTGTATTAACTTACAGGAGGCCAAAACTGATGGGAGCCAGGAATCAACACCATCTCCAGCATTACAGGATGTACCACACAGCACTCTGCCTTCTGTGACATCAGGAGACCCTGAGGTAGacaaaaaaataaagaatttgaAAAAGGTGAGAGATTTTTCTAATGAAGAATAGTTTCCTCTTGTAGAAAGCCTTGAAGGGCTAGTCTGATTGTGGAGATGACTAATAGCAGGGAGGCGTAGCGCGTACATAGAGCATACACCTCAGGCAGCTTCTCTCCTCTGCTTTCTCATAGTGTAAAGTAGCACAACAGTAACCACTTAAAAATGCGGCTGTCAGTATAGTGTCTAAGCACGTAAAGAAAATTGGAATTTGTTCAGAACAGCAGTAGTTTTTCCACCTTCCATTCTCAAGAACTGCGGGGTATTGGACAAAGGCTCTCCTCAAAAGGGCAGATGGTATAGCTGGTCAATATTTGTGAAGGAACTAAGTGAGCTTCCTAACCTTGCTTTGCAAATCCTGGTCTCATTTAGGATCTGGGAAGGCTGTTCTGACTTAgggttggggggaagagagggttgGTGGTGGTTATACCTCAGGACTGCCAGGAAGGTATAAAGCTTGCCCTTGACGGAGCAGTGTTGGACATGTATCTCTGTAGATCCTATCAACTgtgtgcagagagagagtcactaGAGGACAAAGGAAGTCAGTCTGTCTTTCATCTCAGTCCCCAAACCTACAAAGGGACCCAAGTGTACTGCTTGTGTAGCTCTGTCAGGCTTCAGACTTCTTTGATTTAAATCCTTTCAAACAAGGGTGGAGTTGCATTTGGCCAATACTAGAAAAGTTTTCCTATTTCTGCATTGCATAGCAGGCTATCTGTTCTTTGGTTCATAATACAGACAGATTTTCCTCTCCAAGTCAAGTTAGCTTCCTCTTTCCATATTCATCTCTTTGATTAAAGCCTCAGCCATGCTGAGGAAAGATGTATGGAGAAGGGGGATATTTACAATGGAGGAGTTCCCTTTCTGAATCTTAGATGTAGCTTCCCCATACAAGGAATTATCCTACTGTGAAATTGTTATTATTACTActttagggtcagatttttatGCATAAAATAATCTTCCAAACTCTTCAGTACTAGATGGATGTTTTCTTACTCAGGTTTATTCATGAAGAAAGTAAGAGAGGTTGTTAGGTTATCTTGGATTCTGTTGATGTGACATTCTGATTtttaggtacacctctaccccgatacaacgcGACCCGATACAAggcgggttcgcatacaaggcggtaaagctctgacatgctgctctgagcagcgtgttaagggtgctgggccaggccggggacgaggggtttgataaggggcagagggtttcaggggcggtcaggggccccccctcagggtctggggggcgggagctgtgggagggcacttttgggggccccgcagtcccagagtggtgtggggggccgggagcagcctgcTCTACTTCCCTCACCCTGGCCTCAGCGTGTcgcttgggggaggaggtttgggggaagggatctcctcttcccccccctccccaccagcagcgGCAGAAATGGAGCAGCCCAGCTCCAAGCCGcagcgctccacttcccaccgcaggtgagtatggggggcatcctttccctaacctctctgcactcacctgcggtgggaagcggagcgacgcggccccagcccactccgctttccttgccctggccccagccgtgtcactggggggtggctggggaaaggtcctgcattCACATGcccagcgggaagtggagcgccacggctgggaggtggtggagtggagcgggctggggctgggctgctctgcttcccgccgctgccggtgagtgtcTGTCGGGGTGGGAGGGATAAAGGGGTCGGAGTAGTCAGAGGACAGGGGgcttgggtagggggtggggtcataGGGGTGATTAGGcacgggggtctctggagggggtggtcagggaacaaggaacgggggggggggcaaagcaagtttgatataacgcggtctcacctataacgctgtgagattttttttgtctcccgaggaccccgttatatcagggtagaggtgtatataaatgAAAAGTAGATGTATTTCTATTGCTAAGTCTCCCCATCAGAGTTTCTCCTTCTCTGTTAAGCTGATCAACTGTAAACccagaaaactgaaaatttcTGTTCCTCTCTTGGCTCTCCTATTCTTCTGTTTTTCACAGAAACTGAAAGCGATTGAGCAACTGAAAGATCAAGCAGCTACTGGAAAACAGCTAGAGAAAAACCAGGTATTACTAACTGGCATGTGTTTTTATTCAGGATCGTACTTCTTTTCAATGCACTTAAAGGCATGTCTATATGTACCGCGCTGCAGCTGTACCATGTAgcgcgtctggtgaagatgctctacgCCGATGACGTAATAAAACCACCTGCATGAACAGCAGAAGCTATTTCAGCGGGAGAAGCTAATCCATAGTACATTTCAAATATAATTCTGGTTAAGTGCCTAAGTATGGCTTCCCTGTCTCTCTCCCATGTCAAAATCAAATGAAGTGAAAGAACTTACATTAAAAAAGGTAAAGCCTCTCTTCTCAAATTCACCTCTAGAGAGGCAGGGCCACTAGTGCTGAGGAACTACTAGGGCGTATGGCCAACAGAACACACAGAGGAGCAAGGGAATCGGTCACCATTGGTAGCTATATGTCCCTCCCCATCACAGCACTTTTGTTGCCACTTGTTCTCTGCAGCCATCTGTGCCGTTACCCACACTCCACTTGATTAGGTTAATGCTTGACGAAGAATACTAACTTGTGCTGATTTTACTATCATAAGTTACACACATTTTGGATGGCAGCATGCTGTCTGTGGCTACTTCTCAACTCTGTCGCTCCTTCAGCTGGTCAGACCCTTTTTTCACATAATTCCCCCTTTAGCAGATACAAGAAGCTGCTTTTGTATCCTTTCTCCCCGGGTGGACTAGTAGGGAGCATAGAAAGCTTTACGACTATAGAGGAGAGTCTTGTGGTCCAGTGATACTTGGGACAAATTGAGTTCTATCTCTAGCTCTGCCCCAAACTTCCTGATCCTGAACAAGTATCTTAACCTGTGTCTCTGTTTCCTCATCTCTAAAATGAAGATTACACTGTGTGAGGCTAAATTGAAGGGACACCTTCAACTTAAAAGTTGTGTCTATTTGAAACCCTTTCCATGGTATAGTCACGAGTAACAACAGACTCTGCTAAGATTACCATAGCAGAGAGATGACGGAAAATAgttttctctatttttttaaattttgcatttCATAGCACTTAGTGAAATTGACTCCGCTCAATCTCCCTTGTGTAGTTTGTCAATTTTCCCTGTTGCTTATATGGGTCTTTGACATGGTGCTAAGGAGAGGAAAAACGGGGGGAAAAATAGGACAATCTGATTATAAAGGCAAAAAAATTGGCAGAGAGACTTTGAGGCAAGTGTAGTACTTAAACCTACTTTAACTTGTTTTTGGAAATTCACTAGATTTCAGGTTGACAGTGGCACTTTCACACTTGTAAAACACATTGATTGTATGTCTGATATAAGGAGCTATACGAGTGGAAAGAATTATTATTGTATTGTAAGGTGTGTGGAGAATGTATGTAATGGACTGATCCAAAATAGCAATAATATGAAGTcttcaattaaaaaattaatatttttatacGCTATCAATTTGCATGCATAACTTAAACATTAAACAGAATGTGGTACTAGATCAGCCTCTGTATTTTGAGTCTTTATAATGACTGCTGCTGTTAAATTACTGCACTCTTATTCTTTGCTATTAGAGTTACATATTAACAATGATGTACATTATTTATTGCGTTAACTATTGCTGTTTTACCTCCTGTGTAATAAGCAAAATGTATGAtcttgtgttgttgtttttttctagtTGGAGAAAATTCAGAAAGAGGCTGCTCTCCTAAAGGAGCTAGAAGATTTGGAACTGGGCTTTTAAAACTTTACTGAAAAGGAATTGGATTGTTACACACAATCTGTGCAAAATGAGGTGCGTTTTAACCTGAACAGAACAAAGAATATCCTTAAACTGCAATTGGCTGAGGAAGGACAAGTTTACATATTTGCTGCACATCTACATTTGTTAACCCTTTTTTCTGAAATCTGTGCATGTGCAAAATTGTAATCAAACAATGTATATTCAGTCATTCCTGCTTCCATTCAAAACCAGAAACACATTCGCTCACAGTTCTAAAAGGGTGTGgcttaaaaatcaaaacaagggtttttttgggggtttttttggttgtttttgtttgtttattttgttcgtatgtgtgtgtttggcttTTTGGTTGGTTTACCAATTTGATAGCCTTATTAAACCTAAGATACATGTGACCCTTATGCAATAATAGGATTGCAGACAATAATAAAGAGCATTTAACATTAAAGAATTGTTGGTTTTGTGTTACCAAGTCAGAACTTGTAAAATGTACCAACCATTTCCAAGTTACCACAAACCATCAACTTGAAATCTTGTAAATTTCTAAAAATGAGTTTAAAGTATTTTCAGTTGCTACACCTGCCCCTGTCTTTCCCCATACCAATTTATTGTGGTTTTGCAATCacattttcctcttctttttttaaaaaatatcctttCCCACTTTGTGGATTTTTGTACGTGACCCgcacaaacaaaaaggaaaacagaTTATACAAGGAAACCACCGAAACTGACTCTACACCCCAGTgctatcaaatgcacaaagtaaactgaGAAAAAGAAAATTTTGATGATCTCTCCGTTTATAGTAATATTAGGCCCAATTCTGCAATCTGATTCATATGGGTGACCCTTAAACCAATGTAGAGTCTcagttaagtcaatggagctctgcaTAGAGGTAGGAGATTGCCCATATGGATGAGACTAAAAGATCGGGGTCATGGATGTTACTTGAATAgtaggattatttttaaaaatcagatacaAGTATAGTTTTTTAAATGATGATGTCCCATTAAATTGATCATTGTTGTTTAGGTGGtataacattttctttaaaaagtaatCTTTCCTTACATTTTGTTTCTGATGCACAATTCACAATCACATTTTATTAATTTACATTGTGTAaatgttttatctttgtttttgtAACAAATAGCAGTCCACAGTTTTATACTGAAACAGTTTTGAAGAAAATAAGGatttaaaggtttttaaaattttatgtTAGAAGAATAAATCAAAATTTAATTTTGCATCTATCTGGTGTCTCCCTCAGttaatctgatttaaaaatgtctttgtAGTTTTTTTAACATACATTTAGACATATAATTGCTTTGTAATGTTAGTGTCAGTACATTACCACATTTGTGAAAGGAAAAACATATGAGACTGTtaccaaaaaaaggaaaagaaaagaaaagaaatcttttattttaaactgaattCAGCTTGTTTGATTTTTTGACTTGGTTGGAAATAAATGATCTTGACTTTTCAGAATACTGTAAAAATGAGCCATTATGGTTCAATAGAAATTCTTGTGCAAAAATCTACTACTcattttagagcagtggttttcaacctctgATCCATGGATCCATGGGGGTCTTCAGATTATGTCTATTTCCAAAGAGGTCTgtacctccattcaaaatttgttaggggtctgcaaatgaaaacaggttgaaagccactgtttAAGAGGAAGTTCCTCAATGCAGCAACAATCAATGGAAGTGCAGTTGTTTCCCTCTAGTGGAAGAATCACATTACTGTTTAGACAAATATGAAACTTTCACTCTGGTGGCAGTGCTGAACATAAGAATTTGGAATCAAAGTGAATCATAAATATTGGAAAGTAAAAAGACCTATTTAGACCATCCATTCCATCTCCTTTCCAATGTCTGATTGTTTTCTACAGTACATTTCCTGGTTTGACCAATTTGGTTATAAATATCCAAAGTGATGGGGCTTCTACCATGTTTTCTGACTATTCCACATCCTAACAAGTCTGTCAGGAAGTATTTCCTGTTATGTGGCTTAAATTTCTCCTCTTTAAAATTACACCTCCATTTACTGTGCTGCATAGTTCCTCTCTATCTTTGTGGTTAACACTCTTAAACGCAAAAATGGTTTATGTATCACACAGACAGTTAATTATTTCCTAACCAAACTGCCCATATTTAACTCTGTCAATCTTTTCTACTAAGTCAAACCTTCTAGCTTCTCCTTTATCCCAAATGCATAAAACaacttaaacaaaaaacaaatcttaATTCACAGGAAAATCTTTGTTACAGTTAAGGAGGCTAAGAGCAATTCAAAACGAGAGATTATTACAAACACTAAAAATGAAGTTGGTGTGTGCATGCATTAACTAGGTATTAAAGAAACAGTTCATTTGCAAGCTAGTCAGTTTCCAAAAAGAGTTATAAGTACTGTCAGTTATTACACTTTCCCTGCCAATTTTTTTGTGGTTCTGTTGAacctttttcctatttttataAGGTTTTCTAATACCCACACAAGCAACAAGAAAAACTGGCCatgcacaaagtgctgtcaaaccCAGAAAGCAGAGTGGAAAAATAGAATAGTTTTTTATCTTGAAGTTACAGTATCCTTAAGTGCTACTTCTAATGGTAataagtttaaaataaacaaggtaAGCATGTGATTTTTAACCCTTTAAGGCTGCTGCCAGAATTAAGTAACCTGACATGATTCCCATTATTTTAGTGCTTAGAGG
Encoded proteins:
- the EIF2A gene encoding eukaryotic translation initiation factor 2A, coding for MAPSTPLLAVRGSEGFYMVTGPPSFTENTTLQRDFGKNCKVFAFSKDGTLFAWCNGEKVNIVNVASTELLHSFDLPKAVCLEFSPKNNVLATWQAYTTAKDGTAGMPNLQLYDVKTGKCLKSFIQKKMQNWCPCWADDESISARIVNNEVHFFENNNFDTIANKLHLQKVNDFVLSPGPQPSKVSVYVPGSKGAPSFVRLYQYPNFSGPQSALANKSFFKADKATMLWNNKATAVLVIASTEVDKTGASYYGEQTLHYIATNGESAVVQLPKNGPIYDVVWNPNSTEFCAVYGFMPAKATVFNLKCDPVFDFGTGPRNAAYYSSPGHILVLAGFGNLRGQMEVWDVKNYKLISKPLASDSTYFAWCPDGEHFVTATCAPRLRVGNGYKIWHYTGSVLHKCEVPPNAEIWQVSWQPFLDGTFPAKAITYQAVLSGLPSGELKVAKAYRPPALRNKPITSSKLHEEEPPQNMKPQPGNSDKPLSKMALKNQRKHEAKKAAKQEAKTDGSQESTPSPALQDVPHSTLPSVTSGDPEVDKKIKNLKKKLKAIEQLKDQAATGKQLEKNQLEKIQKEAALLKELEDLELGF